One window from the genome of Candidatus Synechococcus calcipolaris G9 encodes:
- a CDS encoding glycogen/starch/alpha-glucan phosphorylase: protein MDPAEVCDLYIESDRTGMTVSTLKRSFVDNLHYIQGKDATFATAYDYFMALAYTVRDRLLHRRIKTAQTYFEEDTKVVYYLSAEFLIGRLLINNLINVGLYEQTQKALGEFGLDLAELMEHEPEPGLGNGGLGRLAACFLDSLATLEIPAVGYGIRYEFGIFEQIITNGWQHEVPDNWLRFGNPWEIARPDYNVEVKFGGHTEAYTDPQGHYRVRWIAGTTVYGTPYDTPIAGYDNNTVNTLRLWSARAAQDFNLQVFNAGDYTQAVSNKTFSENISKVLYPNDNTLQGKELRLQQQYFFVACSLQDIIRLYLRKHKTFDAFPEKTAIQLNDTHPSIGVAELMRLLVDDYFLTWEKAWDITQRTFAYTNHTLLSEALERWSVDLFGRLLPRHLEIIYEINYRFLNEIRLRYPGNHARLARMSLIEEGGHKQIRMAHLACVGSHTVNGVAELHTELIKQELMRDFYEMYPNKFQNKTNGVTPRRWVLLSNPQLSGLITKTLGSDRWVKHLDDLRGLEAHADRPEFRAEWQQIKQANKERLADYIWQNNQIEVDPYSLFDVQIKRIHEYKRQHLMVLHIITLYEQIKANPSIDIQPRTFIFGGKAAPGYFMAKMVIKLINAVGDMVNHDSDVNGRLKVVFLNNYSVSLGEISYPAADLSEQISTAGKEASGTGNMKFALNGAITIGTLDGANVEIREEAGPENFFLFGLTAQEVMSLKAEGYNPMDYYNSNLMLKKVIDSLISDYFCPRDPGLFAPIVDSLLYGDPYMLFADYQSYVDCQKQAAEAFRDKDRWTKMAILNVARMGKFSSDRTISQYCQDIWGVEPVPVSLEACRPSLAGSQPLVNKR from the coding sequence ATGGATCCCGCAGAGGTTTGTGATCTCTATATTGAAAGCGATCGCACCGGCATGACCGTCAGTACCCTGAAGCGATCCTTTGTGGATAACCTGCACTACATCCAGGGAAAAGATGCCACCTTCGCCACAGCCTACGATTACTTTATGGCCCTGGCCTACACCGTCCGCGATCGCCTGTTGCATCGACGCATTAAGACTGCCCAAACCTACTTCGAGGAAGATACCAAGGTCGTTTACTACCTATCAGCGGAATTTTTGATTGGGCGATTGCTGATCAATAACCTGATTAACGTCGGACTCTACGAGCAAACCCAAAAAGCCCTTGGGGAATTTGGCTTAGATCTGGCTGAGCTGATGGAACATGAGCCGGAACCCGGACTAGGTAATGGTGGACTGGGCCGTTTAGCTGCCTGCTTTTTAGACTCCCTGGCCACCCTAGAAATTCCAGCGGTGGGCTACGGAATTCGTTATGAGTTTGGCATCTTTGAGCAAATCATTACCAACGGCTGGCAGCACGAAGTCCCCGATAACTGGCTCCGCTTTGGCAACCCCTGGGAAATTGCCCGCCCCGACTACAATGTTGAAGTTAAATTTGGTGGCCACACCGAGGCCTACACCGATCCCCAGGGCCACTATCGCGTGCGCTGGATTGCTGGGACTACCGTCTATGGAACCCCCTACGACACTCCCATTGCCGGTTACGACAATAATACGGTCAATACCCTGAGGCTATGGAGTGCCCGGGCTGCCCAGGATTTCAACCTACAAGTGTTTAATGCTGGAGACTATACCCAAGCCGTCTCCAATAAAACCTTTAGCGAGAATATTTCCAAGGTTCTTTATCCCAATGACAACACCCTCCAAGGAAAAGAACTGCGGTTGCAACAACAGTACTTCTTTGTCGCCTGTTCCTTGCAGGATATTATTCGCCTCTATCTGCGGAAACACAAAACCTTTGATGCCTTCCCAGAGAAAACCGCCATTCAGCTAAACGACACCCATCCTTCCATTGGCGTTGCCGAACTCATGCGCCTGCTGGTGGATGACTACTTCTTAACCTGGGAAAAGGCTTGGGATATTACCCAGCGCACCTTTGCCTACACCAATCACACCTTACTGTCAGAAGCCCTGGAACGATGGTCGGTGGATTTGTTTGGCCGCCTGCTACCGCGCCATCTGGAGATCATTTACGAAATCAACTATCGTTTCCTCAATGAAATCCGTCTCCGCTATCCAGGGAACCACGCCCGTTTGGCCCGTATGTCCCTGATCGAAGAAGGGGGGCACAAACAAATTCGCATGGCGCACTTGGCCTGTGTGGGCAGTCATACGGTAAATGGGGTAGCGGAACTGCACACGGAATTGATTAAACAGGAACTGATGCGGGACTTCTACGAGATGTACCCCAATAAATTCCAGAACAAAACCAACGGGGTTACCCCTCGCCGCTGGGTGCTATTGAGCAATCCCCAACTCTCTGGCCTGATCACCAAAACCCTGGGCAGCGATCGCTGGGTGAAGCATCTAGACGACTTGAGGGGATTAGAGGCCCATGCCGATCGCCCAGAATTCCGGGCAGAATGGCAACAGATCAAACAGGCCAACAAGGAACGCCTGGCGGACTATATCTGGCAAAATAACCAGATTGAGGTAGATCCCTACTCCTTGTTTGATGTGCAGATTAAGCGTATCCATGAGTACAAGCGGCAGCATCTAATGGTGTTGCACATTATTACCCTCTACGAGCAGATCAAGGCTAACCCCAGTATTGACATTCAACCCCGCACCTTTATCTTTGGTGGTAAGGCGGCTCCGGGCTACTTCATGGCCAAAATGGTGATTAAGCTGATCAATGCCGTGGGGGATATGGTTAACCACGATAGTGATGTCAATGGTCGCTTAAAAGTTGTCTTCCTGAATAACTATTCCGTATCCCTAGGGGAAATTTCTTATCCTGCCGCCGATCTTTCCGAGCAAATTTCCACCGCCGGTAAGGAAGCATCGGGAACCGGAAATATGAAGTTTGCCCTCAATGGTGCCATCACCATAGGTACGTTGGATGGGGCAAATGTGGAGATCCGGGAAGAGGCGGGCCCAGAGAACTTTTTCCTCTTTGGTTTAACAGCCCAAGAGGTGATGAGTCTCAAGGCAGAGGGTTACAATCCCATGGATTACTACAACAGTAACTTAATGCTGAAAAAAGTGATTGACAGCCTCATTTCTGATTATTTCTGTCCCCGGGATCCGGGTCTATTTGCTCCCATTGTGGATTCCCTCCTCTATGGCGATCCCTATATGCTGTTTGCGGATTATCAATCCTATGTGGACTGCCAAAAGCAGGCGGCAGAAGCCTTCCGAGATAAGGATCGCTGGACAAAAATGGCGATCTTAAATGTTGCTCGCATGGGTAAATTCTCCTCCGATCGCACCATTTCCCAGTACTGCCAGGACATCTGGGGGGTGGAGCCTGTTCCCGTTTCCCTGGAAGCCTGTCGCCCCTCCTTGGCAGGGAGCCAACCCCTAGTAAATAAACGCTAA
- the lpxA gene encoding acyl-ACP--UDP-N-acetylglucosamine O-acyltransferase: protein MNFFRDDPSILALVSLIQAEGIYIGQVVGIHPSAVIEEGATLGENVAISPFCYIDRHVQLGAGCVLGPHVTILGHTTLGKDCRVHGGAIIGDIPQDVTYQGGVSYVTIGDRCILREGVTIHRGTKPEAVTQVGNDCLLMAHSHLAHDVQIGNQVIIANGALVAGYAHIGDRAFISGNCLIHQFTRVGRLAMLSGGTAVQKDVPPFAMTHSLSRNTIMGLNVVGLRRAGFTTEERQLLKAAFTILYRSDLNTTQAIAQLKDIFHSPLVTELWQFIETSQRGICNFIR from the coding sequence ATGAATTTTTTTCGAGATGATCCAAGTATCCTAGCTCTAGTATCCTTGATCCAAGCTGAGGGTATTTATATTGGGCAAGTTGTGGGTATTCATCCAAGTGCAGTGATTGAAGAGGGAGCCACCCTAGGTGAGAACGTGGCTATCAGTCCCTTTTGCTATATCGATCGCCACGTACAGTTAGGGGCAGGGTGTGTGCTTGGCCCCCACGTGACGATTTTAGGCCATACGACCCTGGGTAAGGATTGCCGAGTTCATGGTGGCGCAATTATTGGAGATATTCCCCAGGATGTGACCTATCAGGGCGGAGTCAGTTATGTCACTATCGGCGATCGCTGTATCTTGCGAGAAGGGGTGACGATTCATCGGGGCACAAAACCGGAGGCTGTTACCCAGGTGGGGAATGATTGCCTATTAATGGCCCATAGTCACTTGGCCCATGATGTGCAGATTGGCAACCAGGTGATTATTGCCAATGGCGCCCTAGTGGCAGGGTATGCCCATATTGGCGATCGCGCCTTTATTAGTGGTAATTGCCTAATCCATCAATTTACGCGGGTGGGTCGGTTGGCCATGCTCTCCGGTGGCACCGCCGTCCAAAAAGATGTTCCCCCCTTTGCCATGACCCATAGCCTCAGCCGCAATACAATTATGGGTCTGAATGTGGTGGGACTGCGCCGCGCGGGTTTTACGACGGAAGAACGCCAATTACTGAAGGCCGCCTTTACGATTCTCTATCGCTCGGATCTCAATACCACCCAGGCGATCGCCCAGTTAAAGGACATCTTTCACTCCCCCCTCGTCACCGAACTCTGGCAGTTTATTGAAACGTCCCAGCGGGGAATTTGCAACTTTATTCGTTGA
- a CDS encoding ABC transporter ATP-binding protein — protein MENKASSGRFSRFQKLLTYLRPHQKTVWAGIVALFIVNLVGTYLPLLIGTAIDELQDVFDFQRVVFYVVLLLVLASLMWLIRMASRMWLFGVGRQVEFDLKQQIFDHLLEMEPAYFQRNTAGDLINRATSDVDNIRRLVGFAVLSFVNTIFAYALTLPVMLAIHPGLSLGAISVYPAVLVLVLGFSERLRAEQLDVQQALSDLSDLIQEDMSGIALIKIYAQEENEQGQFRRLNQDLLNSNLVLAKTRNILFPLLGGMVSLSLLILLWFGSRMIAANTIQVGDFIALLLYIERLIFPTALLGFTITAYQRGEVSIDRIEAILSVEPLIQDHPQAIALPLSSVRGHLRGVNLSYTYPGTTHPALDHLSFEIQPGETVAIVGPIGCGKSTLASTLPHLLDIKPGQLFLDGIDLTDISLVDLRRAIAYVPQESFLFSTSLRNNIRYGNPEADHPLVEAAATQAQIHQEILNFPRQYETAVGERGITLSGGQRQRTALARALLIDAPILVLDDSLASVDNETATQILQALQSGSQQKTVIFISHQLAAAAACCDRLLVMDQGRIIQTGTHSELVEQPGLYQSLWEQYQVESRLQ, from the coding sequence ATGGAAAATAAAGCAAGTTCGGGCCGTTTCTCCCGTTTTCAGAAGCTCCTCACCTATTTACGCCCCCATCAAAAAACCGTTTGGGCCGGAATTGTCGCATTATTTATTGTGAATCTTGTCGGAACCTATTTACCCCTGCTTATTGGTACGGCCATTGATGAGTTGCAGGATGTCTTTGATTTTCAGCGGGTTGTCTTTTACGTCGTTTTGCTGCTGGTCTTAGCTTCTCTCATGTGGCTGATTCGCATGGCATCCCGGATGTGGCTCTTTGGGGTGGGCCGGCAAGTGGAGTTTGATCTCAAGCAACAGATCTTTGATCACTTGCTGGAAATGGAGCCGGCCTATTTCCAGCGCAATACGGCTGGGGATCTGATTAATCGAGCCACCAGTGATGTGGATAATATCCGTCGTCTCGTTGGTTTTGCGGTTCTCAGCTTTGTCAATACCATTTTTGCCTATGCCCTCACCCTGCCAGTAATGCTGGCGATCCATCCGGGTCTAAGTCTGGGGGCAATTTCCGTCTATCCGGCCGTCCTCGTGCTGGTGCTGGGGTTCAGTGAACGTCTTCGGGCGGAGCAACTGGATGTGCAACAGGCCCTTTCCGACCTGAGTGATTTGATCCAAGAGGACATGAGCGGGATTGCCCTGATTAAAATTTATGCCCAGGAAGAGAATGAACAGGGCCAATTTCGCCGTCTCAACCAAGACCTCCTCAATAGCAATTTAGTTCTAGCCAAAACCCGGAATATTCTATTTCCCCTGTTGGGGGGCATGGTGAGCCTCAGTTTATTAATTCTGCTTTGGTTTGGCAGTCGCATGATTGCCGCCAATACGATTCAGGTGGGAGATTTTATTGCCCTGCTTCTGTACATTGAGCGGTTAATTTTTCCGACGGCCTTGCTTGGATTTACGATTACCGCCTACCAACGGGGGGAGGTGAGTATAGATCGCATTGAAGCGATTCTTTCGGTGGAGCCACTGATTCAAGACCATCCCCAGGCGATCGCCCTGCCCCTATCTTCAGTGCGGGGTCATTTACGGGGGGTGAACCTCAGCTATACCTATCCGGGAACGACCCATCCCGCCCTAGACCACCTCAGTTTTGAGATTCAGCCGGGTGAAACCGTGGCCATTGTCGGCCCCATTGGCTGTGGTAAATCCACGTTGGCCAGTACCCTCCCCCATCTACTGGACATTAAACCGGGGCAACTCTTCCTAGATGGCATAGATCTAACGGATATTTCCCTAGTGGATCTGCGCCGGGCGATCGCCTACGTACCCCAGGAAAGTTTTCTATTTAGTACCAGTTTGCGAAACAATATCCGCTATGGCAATCCTGAGGCGGATCATCCCCTGGTTGAGGCCGCCGCCACCCAAGCCCAAATCCACCAGGAAATTCTTAACTTTCCCCGCCAGTATGAGACCGCCGTGGGAGAGCGGGGTATTACCCTCTCCGGTGGCCAACGCCAGCGCACCGCCCTAGCCCGGGCCCTGTTGATTGATGCCCCCATCCTCGTCTTGGATGATTCCCTGGCCAGTGTGGACAACGAAACCGCCACCCAAATCCTCCAGGCCCTCCAGTCTGGCAGCCAACAAAAAACCGTGATCTTTATTTCCCATCAATTAGCAGCGGCCGCGGCCTGTTGCGATCGCCTGCTGGTGATGGATCAGGGGCGAATTATTCAAACCGGAACCCATAGTGAACTCGTGGAGCAACCGGGCCTGTACCAATCCCTGTGGGAGCAATATCAAGTGGAGTCCCGCTTGCAATGA
- the rph gene encoding ribonuclease PH: MGWQRPDGRQWDELRSHSFQRQFTQFAPGSVLARCGQTQVLCNVSIREGVPRFLEGTGRGWLTAEYRMLPGATPQRQEREWLKLSGRTQEIQRLIGRSLRAALDFSILGERTLIVDADVLQADAGTRTTAITGSFIALADAIATLLEKNLLQRSPLIQHIAAVSIGLIEDQLYLDLNYPEDVAASVDFNVVMTESLELLEVQGTAEDGSFSRAQLLDILDLAEKGIKDLILAQKVALES, encoded by the coding sequence ATGGGATGGCAGCGTCCAGATGGTCGGCAGTGGGATGAGTTGCGATCGCACAGTTTTCAACGGCAGTTCACCCAGTTTGCCCCTGGTTCTGTCCTAGCCCGCTGTGGTCAAACCCAAGTGCTATGTAATGTCAGTATCCGCGAAGGCGTGCCTAGATTTTTGGAAGGAACGGGGCGGGGGTGGTTAACCGCTGAATACCGGATGCTACCGGGGGCAACCCCCCAACGCCAGGAACGGGAATGGCTGAAACTTTCGGGGCGAACCCAGGAAATTCAACGGTTGATTGGGCGCAGTTTACGGGCCGCCCTGGATTTTTCTATTTTGGGAGAGCGTACCCTGATCGTGGATGCCGATGTTTTACAGGCGGATGCCGGAACCCGTACCACCGCCATTACCGGCAGTTTTATTGCCCTAGCCGATGCGATCGCCACACTGCTAGAAAAAAATCTCCTCCAGCGATCGCCCCTGATCCAGCACATTGCCGCAGTGTCCATCGGCTTAATTGAGGATCAGCTTTACCTAGACTTAAATTATCCCGAAGACGTGGCCGCCAGTGTGGACTTCAATGTGGTCATGACCGAATCCTTGGAACTCCTCGAAGTGCAGGGAACCGCCGAAGATGGCTCCTTCAGCCGTGCCCAACTCTTGGATATTTTAGATCTGGCGGAGAAGGGCATTAAAGATCTCATCCTTGCCCAAAAAGTCGCCCTTGAATCATGA
- a CDS encoding sirohydrochlorin chelatase, whose translation MIGHGTRDDHGRNCFLEFVQKYQELDASRPVFPCFLELTEPSIFQVIQDCVAQGYTDFSALPILLFAARHNKFDVTNELDRARQQFPQIQFHYGRHYGISPEILALWRDRLDALDHPDHNPQGISREDTVLLVVGRGSSDPDANGDVFKLARMLWEGSRYRTVETCFIGITHPRLEEGFARARLYHPRRIIVLPHFMFTGALVKKIQRITAEQQSQYPDIECVELPEIGLHPQLFYLTRQRELETQRGEVKMNCEACKFRLSALSQGTPHSHDHSHHDHNHSHDHPHSSHGHHHHGGPNLDDLDAYHQRIWQVP comes from the coding sequence ATGATTGGCCATGGCACCCGAGACGACCATGGTCGAAATTGTTTTCTTGAGTTTGTTCAGAAATACCAGGAGTTAGATGCCAGCCGCCCAGTCTTTCCCTGCTTTTTAGAATTGACGGAACCCTCTATTTTCCAAGTAATCCAGGATTGTGTTGCCCAGGGATACACCGACTTTTCCGCCCTTCCCATTTTATTATTTGCAGCCCGCCACAATAAGTTTGATGTCACCAATGAGCTAGATCGCGCCCGACAACAGTTTCCCCAGATTCAATTTCACTACGGACGGCATTACGGCATTAGCCCAGAAATTTTAGCCCTCTGGCGCGATCGCCTTGATGCCTTAGATCATCCTGACCACAATCCCCAAGGAATCTCCCGGGAAGACACAGTGTTGCTGGTGGTGGGTCGTGGCTCCAGTGATCCCGATGCCAATGGCGATGTTTTCAAATTAGCGCGAATGCTCTGGGAAGGCAGCCGCTATCGTACCGTAGAAACCTGTTTTATTGGCATTACCCATCCCCGTCTTGAGGAAGGCTTTGCCCGCGCCCGTCTTTACCATCCCCGTCGAATTATTGTGCTGCCCCACTTTATGTTTACCGGTGCCCTCGTCAAAAAGATCCAACGGATTACCGCTGAACAGCAGAGCCAATATCCAGACATTGAATGTGTAGAGTTGCCGGAAATTGGTTTACATCCCCAATTGTTTTATCTCACTCGGCAGCGGGAATTGGAAACCCAGCGGGGAGAGGTGAAGATGAACTGTGAAGCCTGTAAATTTCGCCTTTCTGCCCTCAGTCAGGGGACTCCCCACAGCCATGATCATAGCCACCACGACCATAATCACAGCCATGATCACCCCCACTCTAGCCATGGCCATCACCACCATGGCGGCCCTAATCTAGATGATTTAGATGCCTATCACCAGCGCATTTGGCAAGTGCCCTAG
- a CDS encoding YkvA family protein → MTAFYNWYRNTLRHPKYRWFIIGGSLIYLLSPIDIAPDLIPIVGQLDDAAVLIILASEITQMAVEHLKNKKAKQEVPGDGPTVDVSAESI, encoded by the coding sequence ATGACCGCTTTCTATAACTGGTATCGCAACACCCTGCGTCATCCCAAGTATCGCTGGTTTATTATTGGCGGAAGTTTAATCTATCTCTTGAGTCCGATTGACATTGCCCCGGATTTAATTCCCATTGTGGGTCAATTGGATGATGCCGCCGTTTTGATCATATTAGCCAGTGAAATCACCCAAATGGCAGTGGAGCACCTCAAAAATAAAAAGGCCAAACAGGAGGTTCCTGGGGATGGCCCCACCGTAGATGTGAGTGCAGAATCGATTTAG
- a CDS encoding TRC40/GET3/ArsA family transport-energizing ATPase — MRVILLTGKGGVGKTSVAAATGLRCAELGYKTLVLSTDPAHSLADSFDIELGHAPAPVCENLWGAELDALMELEDNWGAVKRYITQVLQARGLEAVQAEELAILPGMDEIFALVRMKRHYDEAQYDVLIIDSAPTGTALRLLSLPEVSGWYMRRFYKPLQRMSVALRPIVEPIFKPLVGFSLPDKEVMDAPYEFYEQIEALEQVLTDNTQTSVRLVTNPEKMVIKESLRAHAYLSLYNVATDLVIANRIIPETVNDPFFSRWKATQQQYRQEIHDNFRPLPVKEVPLFAEELCGLAALDRLKGVLYGDEDPAQVYYKEQTIRVRQEEGEYSLELYLPGIPKEKVELNKSADELNIRIGNHRRNMVLPQGLAAMQPVGAKMEDDYLKIRFATPPAHS; from the coding sequence ATGCGCGTAATTTTATTGACAGGTAAGGGCGGTGTTGGCAAAACCTCCGTTGCCGCAGCCACCGGCCTACGCTGTGCCGAATTAGGCTACAAAACCCTTGTCCTGAGTACCGATCCAGCCCATTCCCTCGCGGATAGCTTTGACATTGAACTGGGTCACGCCCCGGCTCCTGTTTGTGAAAACCTCTGGGGGGCGGAACTCGATGCCCTAATGGAACTGGAAGACAACTGGGGAGCGGTCAAACGCTACATTACCCAAGTTCTCCAAGCCCGAGGTCTAGAAGCAGTGCAAGCGGAGGAACTTGCCATTCTGCCTGGCATGGATGAAATTTTTGCCCTCGTGCGGATGAAACGCCACTACGATGAAGCCCAGTACGATGTCCTGATTATTGATTCTGCCCCCACCGGAACCGCCCTCCGCCTATTGAGCTTACCGGAGGTGAGTGGCTGGTATATGCGCCGTTTTTATAAACCCCTGCAACGGATGTCCGTGGCGCTGCGCCCCATTGTGGAGCCGATTTTTAAGCCCCTCGTTGGCTTTTCCCTGCCAGATAAAGAAGTCATGGATGCCCCCTACGAATTCTACGAACAGATTGAGGCCCTAGAGCAGGTTTTGACGGACAATACCCAAACCTCTGTCCGCCTCGTCACCAACCCCGAAAAAATGGTGATCAAGGAATCCCTGCGGGCCCACGCCTACCTCAGTCTCTACAATGTGGCCACGGATTTGGTGATTGCCAATCGGATTATTCCGGAAACGGTCAATGATCCCTTCTTTAGTCGTTGGAAAGCCACCCAGCAGCAATACCGCCAAGAAATCCATGATAATTTCCGTCCCCTGCCGGTAAAAGAAGTCCCCCTCTTTGCCGAGGAACTCTGTGGACTAGCCGCCCTCGATCGCCTCAAGGGGGTTCTCTATGGCGATGAAGATCCAGCCCAGGTCTATTACAAAGAGCAAACGATTCGGGTGCGCCAAGAAGAAGGGGAATACAGTTTAGAACTCTACTTGCCCGGTATTCCTAAAGAAAAGGTCGAACTCAATAAAAGTGCCGATGAACTGAATATTCGCATTGGTAATCATCGCCGGAACATGGTGCTTCCCCAGGGATTGGCAGCGATGCAGCCCGTTGGCGCAAAAATGGAAGATGACTATCTGAAAATTCGTTTTGCCACCCCTCCAGCCCACAGCTAG
- the tpiA gene encoding triose-phosphate isomerase, producing the protein MRSIIIAGNWKMHKTQVEALDFLSSFVHEIDTAPGEREIVLCVPFTALSTLSKNLHGSRIRLGAQNVHWQDNGAFTGEISPPMLRELGVRYVVVGHSERRQYFGETDETVNLRSKAAQAHGLTPILCVGETKAQRDAGETETHILSQLKKGLEQVDQTNLVIAYEPIWAIGTGDTCADDEANRVVGLIRSQLTNTDVPIQYGGSVNPSNIDAIMAQPEIDGVLVGGASLKSDSFARIVNYQA; encoded by the coding sequence GTGCGCAGTATTATTATCGCTGGCAACTGGAAAATGCACAAAACCCAGGTGGAAGCGTTAGATTTTCTCTCTAGTTTTGTTCATGAGATCGACACAGCCCCAGGGGAGCGGGAAATCGTCCTCTGTGTCCCCTTTACAGCCCTTTCCACCCTATCTAAAAATTTACACGGAAGCAGAATCCGCCTGGGTGCCCAAAATGTCCATTGGCAGGATAATGGTGCCTTTACCGGAGAAATTTCCCCGCCGATGCTACGGGAGTTGGGTGTCCGTTACGTGGTGGTGGGCCATAGTGAGCGGCGACAATACTTTGGCGAAACCGATGAAACCGTCAATTTACGCTCAAAAGCGGCCCAAGCCCATGGTCTTACACCGATTTTATGTGTGGGCGAAACCAAAGCACAACGGGATGCTGGTGAAACGGAGACTCATATTTTAAGCCAGTTAAAGAAAGGATTAGAACAGGTTGATCAGACCAATCTTGTGATTGCCTACGAACCCATCTGGGCGATCGGAACTGGGGATACCTGTGCCGATGATGAGGCCAACCGGGTGGTGGGTTTAATTCGTTCCCAGTTGACCAATACCGATGTCCCCATTCAGTATGGCGGGTCCGTTAACCCCAGCAATATTGATGCCATTATGGCCCAGCCGGAAATTGATGGGGTCTTGGTGGGAGGAGCCAGCCTCAAGTCCGATAGTTTTGCGCGGATTGTGAATTATCAGGCCTAG
- a CDS encoding ComF family protein → MFWRSLRTLLFVNPCPCCGRRSPALICGHCQRQLQTCQLKSSLLNGRGLFPLFAWGSYGGPLKRAIAHLKYDQHPELGVLFGQWLAESWLANPTRPTGAITVVPIPLHPEKLKQRGFNQAELIARGFCRITGLPLAPQGLIRQKNTLAMFQLSLADRQRNAMNAFRLGSGLKRHHHVLLCDDIYTTGTTVQTAAQTLQSHNISVCGVIVVAATPQGTHHA, encoded by the coding sequence GTGTTTTGGCGATCGCTGCGGACGCTACTATTTGTCAATCCCTGTCCCTGCTGTGGTCGTCGTAGTCCAGCGTTGATCTGTGGCCATTGCCAGCGACAATTACAGACCTGTCAACTCAAATCATCCCTCTTGAATGGCCGGGGTTTATTTCCCCTTTTTGCCTGGGGCAGTTATGGTGGCCCCCTGAAACGGGCGATCGCCCATCTCAAGTATGATCAGCATCCTGAACTAGGGGTGTTATTCGGACAATGGTTAGCCGAATCCTGGTTGGCTAACCCCACCCGGCCAACGGGAGCAATCACCGTGGTACCAATTCCTCTCCACCCAGAAAAACTGAAGCAGCGGGGCTTTAACCAGGCAGAACTCATTGCCCGTGGGTTTTGTCGCATCACCGGTTTACCCCTAGCACCCCAAGGCCTCATTCGCCAGAAAAATACCCTAGCCATGTTTCAGCTGTCCCTCGCCGATCGCCAACGGAATGCCATGAATGCCTTTCGCCTTGGTTCAGGTCTAAAGAGGCATCACCACGTTCTCCTCTGTGATGACATCTACACCACAGGAACCACGGTTCAAACTGCGGCCCAAACCCTTCAGTCCCACAATATCTCTGTCTGTGGAGTCATTGTGGTGGCAGCTACACCCCAAGGAACCCATCACGCCTAA